The Malus domestica chromosome 06, GDT2T_hap1 genome has a segment encoding these proteins:
- the LOC103438290 gene encoding uncharacterized protein — protein MTVLAIAASSSCFYCFSLFCLELLFHCFRFCCPWLCLAIFFLGLTRSQTGWFFGPADTNSSSHCDGVTGGELFERIISAGRFSEDEEYSTAVPVHRYESAQYGYKFFTPTMCAFQALLYSNFNALDTYFRIIGIDQIRQAREKKLTKQKALVKARKLQ, from the exons ATGACA GTGTTAGCCATCGCTGCATCCTCTTCATGCTTCTATTGCTTTTCATTGTTTTGTCTCGAACTGCTCTTTCATTGTTTTCGGTTTTGCTGTCCGTGGCTCTGTCTCGCTATCTTCTTTCTCGGTCTCACTCGCTCTCAGACTGGATGGTTTTTCG GTCCTGCTGACACCAACTCATCTAGCCATTGTGATGGAGTAACTGGGGGAGAACTCTTCGAGAGAATAATCAGTGCTGGCAGATTTAGTGAGGATGAG GAATACTCAACCGCGGTTCCAGTTCATCGTTATGAATCGGCGCAATACGGGTACAAATTCTTTACACCCACG ATGTGTGCTTTTCAAGCTTTGttatattcaaattttaatGCACTTGATACTTACTTCAGAATCATTGGCATTGATCAAATAAG gcAGGCGAGAGAAAAGAAATTGACAAAGCAGAAAGCTTTAGTGAAAGCTAGAAAGCTTCAGTGA
- the LOC103438340 gene encoding uncharacterized protein — translation MDVVLPLPGATASAASRSYSRRVRRRIVVKDCQSAEDVQEIRVCTNRTCRRQGSMQILETLTDLAPPNVSVKSSGCLGRCGAGPNLVALPAATLVAHCGTTARAAEVLVALVLPRGREGDGGGGSNWDAIVNKSLEALALRNKARSEVVDKNNFSQAELFLSQAIELGPIGGVHIMYKERSLARLASGNCSGALEDAAQALALHPLYPEAYICQGDAFLAMNKFNSAQRSYSTALQMDPSLRRSKSFKARIANLEKLTAVNLP, via the exons ATGGATGTGGTGTTGCCTCTACCTGGAGCTACTGCCTCCGCCGCCTCTAGATCTTATTCCAGGCGTGTGCGACGCCGCATCGTGGTCAAAGATTGTCAGTCGGCAGAGGACGTCCAGGAAATTAGGGTGTGCACCAACCGCACTTGCCGCAGACAAGGTTCGATGCAAATCCTTGAGACCCTCACCGATCTCGCCCCTCCTAACGTCTCCGTCAAATCCTCCGGCTGCTTGGGCCGCTGTGGGGCAGGCCCCAACCTCGTGGCCCTTCCCGCCGCCACTTTGGTCGCTCACTGCGGCACCACCGCTCGAGCGGCCGAGGTCCTCGTGGCACTAGTTCTGCCACGGGGAAGAgaaggtgatggtggtggtggttcgAATTGGGACGCTATTGTTAACAAGAGTTTGGAAGCGCTGGCGTTGAGAAACAAGGCGCGAAGTGAAGTAGTTGACAAGAACAATTTCTCTCAGGCTGAGCTCTTCCTCTCACAG GCTATAGAATTAGGACCAATTGGGGGTGTTCATATTATGTATAAAGAGAGGTCCCTTGCAAGATTAGCATCCGGCAATTGTTCCGGGGCTCTTGAAGATGCCGCTCAAGCTTTGGCTTTGCATCCTCTCTATCCTGAG GCTTATATTTGCCAAGGTGATGCATTCTTGGCCATGAACAAATTTAATTCCGCGCAGAGATCATATTCGACAGCTTTACAGATGGATCCTTCTCTTCGACGTTCCAAATCTTTCAAG GCTAGGATTGCAAACCTTGAGAAACTCACTGCCGTAAATCTGCCTTAA
- the LOC103438291 gene encoding kinase-interacting family protein: MSMGPTAVEKQITMSSASSYPPPPSVELSAPPSPRSSLSSSNKSTMNRKPPWLLPVLDDMEERMKMVASNTAQQDTGDTFAERAEAYYKRRPQLLSLLQDLYNAYLTLSDRYIQTIAKTNHRRRHSSQTSITDNGYYDDYHDQQDADGDTLSQMDSDVDSSLSYQQLPLAAAAQDDGMVLDLDAIVTEIVMKNVECDILLDEADTTERRYNESSRKIELQKSLLEVLESERLILLHENAKLGYKMGALMEENKALASESMFIKRKAGELARCLLKVREDQRVCMLSRKIEDLQGQIYGLERRNKEYYEQLMKRDQWSSQLEQEESRSINNKSKFNGNEVNMDICFQIGKINRRLKRGNSTVKDFGAVNGKKGLSWWGKVKNMDLFLCGGST, translated from the exons ATGTCGATGGGACCGACAGCGGTGGAGAAACAAATAACAATGTCATCAGCTTCATcatatcctcctcctccttcagtTGAGTTGTCGGCTCCtccaagtccaagaagtagTTTAAGCAGCAGCAACAAGTCCACCATGAATCGGAAACCCCCATGGCTCTTGCCCGTCCTTGACG ATATGGAAGAGAGGATGAAGATGGTGGCATCTAACACAGCTCAACAAGACACTGGAGACACCTTCGCTGAACGAGCCGAGGCTTACTACAAACGACGCCCTCAGCTTCTCTCTCTGCTTCAAGACTTGTACAATGCCTACCTCACTTTATCCGATCGTTACATTCAAACAATCGCCAAAACCAATCATCGACGCAGACACTCCTCCCAAACCTCAATCACTGATAATGGCTACTATGACGACTATCATGACCAACAAGACGCAGATGGTGATACATTAAGCCAGATGGATTCGGACGTGGACAGTTCCCTCTCCTATCAGCAATTACCTCTGGCTGCTGCTGCTCAGGATGATGgcatggttttggatttggacgCGATTGTTACGGAGATTGTGATGAAGAATGTCGAATGTGATATCTTACTTGATGAGGCCGACACCACAGAGAGGCGATACAACGAGTCATCCAGGAAGATAGAGTTGCAGAAGAGCTTGCTTGAGGTGCTGGAGTCCGAAAGGCTCATACTACTGCATGAGAATGCCAAGTTGGGGTACAAAATGGGTGCACTGATGGAAGAGAACAAAGCCCTCGCATCCGAGTCTATGTTCATTAAGAGGAAGGCTGGAGAGCTGGCTAGATGTCTGCTCAAGGTGAGGGAGGATCAGAGGGTGTGCATGCTTAGCCGTAAAATCGAGGACCTGCAGGGCCAGATTTATGGGTTGGAGAGGAGGAACAAGGAGTACTATGAGCAACTCATGAAGAGAGACCAATGGTCCTCCCAACTTGAACAAGAAGAGAGTAGGagcatcaacaacaagagcaagTTTAATGGGAATGAGGTGAACATGGATATTTGCTTCCAAATAGGGAAGATCAATCGGAGGCTGAAGAGAGGTAATAGCACAGTGAAGGATTTTGGAGCTGTGAACGGGAAGAAGGGTTTGAGTTGGTGGGGAAAGGTCAAGAACATGGATTTGTTTCTGTGCGGAGGCTCTACTTAA
- the LOC103409902 gene encoding dehydrogenase/reductase SDR family member FEY-like, translating to MAASAASNSKEEVKMKKKEGLGWIEWMRGWLYLAYEMLFQRITASHLQNPMPLPPINDLTCIVTGSTSGIGREIARQLAESGAHVVMAVRNTKAANELIQKWQNEWSGMGLPLNIEVMELDLLSLDSVVRFAEAWNARLGPLHVLINNAGIFSIGEPQKFSKDGYEEHLQVNHLAPALLSVLLLPSLIRGSPSRIVNLNSVMHYVGFVDTEDMNVVSGKRKYTSLVGYSSSKLAQIMFSSVLHKRLPAESGISVVCVSPGIVQTNVARDLPRIVQAAYHLVPYFMFSAQEGSRSALFAATDPQVPEYCELLKTDDFPVCAFISQDCRPTNPSEESHNVDTCHEVWEKTFEMIGLPSDAVERLIEGEEVACRYGAHGE from the exons ATGGCGGCGTCGGCGGCGTCAAATTCGAAGgaggaagtgaagatgaagaagaaggaaggattGGGATGGATAGAGTGGATGAGAGGGTGGTTGTATCTGGCGTACGAGATGCTGTTCCAGAGAATCACGGCCAGCCACTTGCAAAACCCCATGCCTTTGCCTCCCATCAACGATCTCACTTGCATTGTCACTGGATCCACCAGCGGCATCGGCCGCGAAATCGCCAg GCAACTAGCGGAATCAGGCGCGCATGTTGTAATGGCGGTGAGGAATACGAAAGCAGCTAATGAGCTGATCCAGAAGTGGCAAAATGAATGGTCTGGAATGGGGCTTCCTCTCAATATTGAG GTTATGGAACTTGATCTGCTTTCATTGGATTCTGTTGTGAGATTTGCCGAAGCATGGAACGCTCGTTTAGGACCTCTCCATGTTCTTATCAACAATGCTGGGATATTTTCAATTGGAG AGCCGCAAAAGTTTTCTAAAGATGGTTACGAAGAACACTTGCAAGTGAATCATCTGGCTCCAGCGTTGCTATCCGTCTTGCTATTGCCTTCCCTTATTAGAGGATCTCCGAGTCGAATTGTTAATTTGAATTCCGTT ATGCATTATGTTGGCTTTGTTGACACAGAAGACATGAACGTTGTTTCCGggaaaagaaaatatacaagCTTAGTGGGTTACTCAAGCAGCAAGTTGGCACAG ATTATGTTTAGTAGTGTCCTACATAAGCGGCTGCCTGCTGAATCTGGCATTAGTGTAGTGTGCGTTTCACCTGGAATTGTCCAGACTAATGTT GCAAGGGATCTACCCAGGATTGTTCAGGCTGCGTATCATCTAGTACCTTATTTTATGTTTAGTGCTCAAGAAG GTTCTAGGAGTGCTCTGTTTGCAGCCACTGATCCACAGGTTCCGGAGTACTGTGAATTGTTGAAAACGGATGACTTTCCTGTTTGTGCCTTTATTTCTCAAGATTGCCGTCCAACGAATCCTTCAGAAGAATCGCATAATGTTGACACTTGTCACGAAGTGTGGGAGAAGACATTTGAGATGATTGGCCTTCCTTCTGATGCAGTGGAGAGGCTTATAGAAGGGGAAGAAGTTGCATGCAGATACGGGGCTCATGGGGAGTAG
- the LOC114825558 gene encoding uclacyanin 1-like: MKGLRPGWAVKAILVVIFTSMFFRCVSAGPAAAATNTNHSVGGASGWDLSSNLQAWAARATFRAGDSLVFRYTPVHDVLEVGNMDYDLCHTIDPMETHNDGETVIPLRQTGDRYFICGRLDHCAIGLKLHVLVLPALQMSPNVNATSPSSPLITSPSSNTTSSISNNSSRHGPDGQAVGNDHVLPSLPPSTSNYSINSTQGSPPDHATGNSTTSDGHLTWGSTWIQLLVTVVAALIMQLMFSSSSIPWWSATSIAVCVFFTRAALFLHVTVVTAELLVIIHAVVFLFIIGTIVGVLLH, translated from the exons ATGAAGGGATTAAGACCAGGATGGGCAGTGAAGGCGATCCTTGTCGTGATATTCACATCTATGTTCTTCCGCTGCGTCTCTGCTGGCCCTGCAGCTGCTGCAACCAACACCAACCACTCTGTTGGTGGAGCTTCCGGTTGGGATCTCTCCTCCAACCTCCAAGCATGGGCTGCTCGCGCCACTTTCCGTGCGGGCGACTCTCTTG TTTTCAGGTACACGCCGGTGCACGATGTGCTGGAAGTGGGGAACATGGACTACGATTTGTGCCACACAATAGACCCAATGGAGACGCACAATGATGGGGAGACGGTTATTCCATTGAGGCAAACCGGAGACAGGTACTTCATATGTGGGAGGCTGGACCACTGTGCCATAGGCCTCAAGCTCCATGTTCTTGTCCTGCCTGCTCTGCAGATGAGTCCCAATGTTAATGCAACCTCTCCCAGCAGCCCCTTGATCACTAGTCCTTCATCAAATACTACTAGTTCAATTTCCAACAACAGCAGCAGACATGGTCCAGATGGTCAAGCAGTGGGAAATGATCATGTGCTGCCTTCTCTGCCGCCATCTACTTCCAATTACTCGATTAATTCTACACAAGGTTCACCTCCTGATCATGCTACAGGCAATAGTACTACATCTGATGGGCACTTAACATGGGGCAGCACCTGGATCCAGCTATTGGTTACAGTAGTTGCagcactgatcatgcagctcatGTTTTCCTCTTCTTCGATTCCTTGGTGGAGCGCCACCTCCATAGCTGTGTGTGTTTTCTTCACTCGTGCTGCCCTGTTTCTTCATGTCACTGTTGTTACTGCCGAGTTACTTGTGATCATTCATGCTGTCGTATTTCTTTTCATCATTGGAACCATTGTTGGGGTTCTTCTTCATTAG
- the LOC103420430 gene encoding uncharacterized protein, whose protein sequence is MDHMFGRGRLETAIWAAKVLLLCVGTVSTVVFFKAAVIPYLLNLSLSLVPHIWTSFKSCCSLSPLYIFIILNFIIVTIAASSTFQRRNHKNNAKTTDSIDPSHDFIYSPDSSTDNKYNSSQSQMLSAQPQQQQQDRLIQSHPEDDATSLFSSSSLDKNLYSSNNEMMSWLDIHTVQEGVMPSTSLSTSTTTFDYDGHQRSGPSPEKCCGDSMPTEEEMEADDDTKTLDTTWKAIMEGKGKASGKHLKKSDTWDTPPRLTGRQLAITSTKFKVPQRQLNQCNFDDDHDDEDDALTWARRELKKSDTFSDRVSLRREKSMTQEELNQRAEAFIKKFNNDIRLQRLESDQRRFREIASTGI, encoded by the coding sequence ATGGACCATATGTTTGGAAGAGGAAGACTGGAAACGGCAATCTGGGCGGCAAAGGTTTTGCTGCTTTGTGTAGGGACAGTGTCGACAGTGGTATTCTTCAAAGCAGCAGTCATTCCTTACCTGCTCAACCTCAGTCTTTCCCTCGTCCCCCACATCTGGACCTCCTTCAAAAGCTGCTGCTCTTTATCCCCTCTTtacatcttcatcatcctcaactTTATCATCGTCACCATCGCCGCCTCCTCCACTTTCCAACGCAGAAACCACAAAAACAATGCCAAGACCACTGACAGCATTGACCCCTCTCACGATTTTATTTACAGTCCAGACAGCAGCACCGACAACAAGTACAACAGCAGCCAATCCCAGATGTTGTCCGCCCAgccgcagcagcagcagcaggacAGATTAATCCAAAGTCATCCGGAAGATGATGCAActtctctattttcttcatcatctctGGACAAGAATCTGTACTCATCGAATAATGAGATGATGAGTTGGCTTGACATTCACACAGTACAAGAAGGTGTCATGCCAAGTACTAGTCTGAGTACTAGCACTACTACCTTTGATTATGATGGTCATCAGCGATCTGGGCCGTCACCGGAAAAGTGCTGCGGTGACTCGATGCCAACAGAGGAGGAGATGGAGGCGGATGATGACACCAAGACATTGGACACGACATGGAAGGCCATCATGGAGGGGAAAGGCAAGGCAAGTGGTAAGCACCTCAAAAAGAGTGACACTTGGGACACGCCTCCTCGCCTAACCGGCCGGCAATTGGCCATCACAAGTACCAAATTCAAAGTCCCACAACGTCAACTAAATCAATGTAACTTTGATGACGATCACGATGACGAGGACGATGCATTGACATGGGCTCGCCGGGAGCTTAAGAAATCGGATACATTTAGCGACAGAGTGTCGTTGAGAAGGGAAAAGTCGATGACTCAGGAAGAGTTGAACCAGCGAGCAGAGGCCTTCATCAAGAAGTTCAACAACGACATCAGGCTCCAGAGGTTAGAATCTGATCAACGTCGTTTCAGGGAGATTGCTAGCACCGGAATTTAG